From Apus apus isolate bApuApu2 chromosome 22, bApuApu2.pri.cur, whole genome shotgun sequence:
GGTGGTGACCCTCTTCCTGCGCCTCCGGAGCACTATGTAGATCTGCACATACACCAGCAGGGTGACAATGAAGGGGACGTAGAAGGAGACGATAGAGGAATACACAACAAAGGCAGGGTTGGCAATGATGCACTCATTCTCATCTGGAAGACAAAAAGTTTCAGGCTTGTTGTCCCCGCTGCTAGGAGCTAGCACCGgcctcccctcctctctcctgctgccagaggCACAAAGACACCCTGAGGGGAGGGGGTTCAGGGCCTAGGGGGGACCCCCATGTCAGCTGGACGTGGTACCGGATCAGCCAACTCCCCTTGGGTCACAGGGAGTCAGATGTGACCCCAGAGCCCCTGGCTACTTCTTGCCTTCTCATTGAAAGCCTGCTGCTCCCATGCTGCATCcagtccagccttcctgggaaCCGGTGGCTGAACAGCCTGTCCTTTCCTGTCCTGTCTGGTGAAGCTCTTTGTCCCATGACTTTCCTTTTCACATATTGAATATAAGAGAGATTTGATTTTTTGCAGTGGAGAAATACTAAGGTAATACTGACCAATGTTGTGTCCCAGTCTATGTAACCTCAGTTCCAGTGTGTCTGGAACAGCAAGAGATGAAACCGACCCAGAAGCAACTGACAAATAATCCTGGATGGCACTGGGAGAGGAcacctggagcagggctggataCATCCCCATAAACCTAACATTTGATCCCCGTGCTTATTCCTAACTGGAGACTCCCTGGGGACCCAGGAAAGCCACGAAGATGCCAGCTGCAGGTGGCAGAGCCCTCACCTGTGTTGTTGAGGCCGAAGAGGAGCGGGCAGGAGATGGCGAAGGAGAGCACCCAGACCACGGCGATCATCAGGGTGACCCTGCGCCTGGAGCTGTAGCGGGTGTTGTACAGCATGGGCATCGCCACCGCCGTGTACCTGGGGAGACACACCAGTGCTGACACCCTCTCTGAGAGCCTAGGAGTTCCACAGGGCACGTCAGGTGTTGGGAATCTCCGAGGTGTCCCCTGTTCTGGAAGACACGGGGCTGGAATGGGCTGACACGGGTATTCCCGTTCCTCTCTCTGTGCCTTCCCGCTGGTTTCTGCTCCAGTGCTCAGGTGTATAAACAGGAGGACAGAACCAggggcacagggacaggcaTTGCCATTTACTTTCTCAAGAGCAGTGtttctgtgtctgcttctgAGGAAATCCCTGTTCAGACCTCATTGAGGTCATCCTAGCatgtttggaagggacctttaaagatcatccagttgctccaagccccatccaacctgcccttcaacactgccagggatgtggcagccacagcttccctgggcaacctgggccaggctctcaccaccctcacagcaaagaatttcctcctcgtgtctaacctaaatctaggTCCTCTGACTTGGTCTTCAAAAGAtgccagcaccaccagctcTCACCACTTTCAAGTGTCTGAGTCACAGGTAAAGTGAGACCATGTCAAGGTGGCTGTGActtgctgccctgcagccctcacCTGTCAATGCTGATGGCACAGAGGTTGAGGATACTGGCCGTGCACATCATGACATCAAGGGTCATAAAGATATCACAGTGGATTCGACTGAACCTCCACTCACCAACCACCTGTAAAGGGAGAGAATGAAGTCAGCAGAAGAACTGACTGAGCACGTGCTATTGAGAGGGCCTAAGGGAGGTTTTTGCATGAAGATACAGACACTTGCTGGTGGCTGGAGTTCTCCCAGCCCAAGGGAGATCAACATTTTGTCTACAGAAGTTCCAGCTGGAATCATGTCCCATGTGGTGCCAAGCTGAATTGTTTGCCTTTGAGGACTTTGTCTTTTCTGGTCTGAAATGGTGGCAGGGCCACCAAGGAAGTACTCTGCTCCATCCAAACCCTTCTCTAGCACATTGTCCTTTAGGCTGGTGTGGTTTTGTCCTTCCTAATTCCACCCTGTTACTCTGGATTGCACTGGGCAGCCCAAACAGCAACCAGAAACCCGGGATCATGTTCCAGTGACATAAGGGAGGGCAGGTCTCCTCAGAGTGACCCATGGAGGAGCTTCAGCAGCTCTCTGGAGCAGTGCAGAGAAGTATTAGgaaggaatatatatatatattcatctTTATATTCTCAGCACCTCTAATTCTGTTAGACACTTTTTGCAGTTATACCTAGCAAAGATCAGCAGgagctttccttcctttcttggTTTAAAAAATTGGGGTTGAAATTCCTCATTTTTTGGTcggtttggggttttttttgtgaacaaaattaattcagagtGAGAAGCCTTTAGCACACTACATGTTGTGATAAAGGCAAAGAACTGAGGATAATGCTCCCAGTTAGCAGTAGCCTTTTTCTCTTCACTTATCTTGCTATTGAAACTGAACTTTGCCAATTAAGTTTAATAGCAATTATTAGGACTGCTGTATTTGACATGTGATGAAAAAAGTATATTTCCCTCTAATAAATATAGTCCTACCACACTTGAAAATAGAATGAATAAGATATCTATTCTTCAGTTATTTCTGCTCTGATATACATAACCATAGGCAGcatgaagaaggaagaaagaatgaCTGCATTGAAGCCTGAGTGACAGATGAACActcagtgattaaaaaaacactgaagagacAAGTTGCAGCAGTAACTTTGATGAGAATTTGCCCAAAGGTAAAGGTTTCCAGCCAGATAGAAGCTTCTGCAGAGTCATTTTCCTGAGCACATAGTTCTGAGCTTATGGGagatgctgattttttttttttaaaggatttccTTTTGACATTCCTTTTCATCAGAGCTTGTGACACACAGCCTAAACCAACACCAACAACAAAAGATCTGTTTGCAGATCAAAGGGTTCTGGCCAGTTTTGGTTTCAAGTTGCAGACCCAGAGAGGGACCAGAGTCCACACCCCACATCAGCTCCTTCTCTGCCAGCAGGGGTTTGTCCTGGTTTTTGTTGGTTCAGACTGGCAGCAGGTGTTGCAGAGTGTGGGTGAGAGCAGAAAGGGCAAAAAGGGAAATAACACGTGACAAGGTATTGCTGAGATCTGGAGTCCTGGTTGTCCTACTTCATAGGATGAAGCTGAGTGTCCTGACCAACACTGTGCTTTATGTTTTTAAAGTGCCCTGGAACCAATAATTAACTAGAGTGCTAATTATTATTGTGGTTTCTTGACAGCCTGTGTCAGGGGGTGTGTTTTGCTGAGCATTAATGGGCTCATTGATTATGGCTCCgtcccctgctctcctctcagtTTTATCATTTTTCTCTCCTAAACAAGTGCCTGAAAATTAGTTGTAAGCTCAATCTAGTTTCAGTCTTGTGCTTTCTCACTACCCTCCATGCTCTGTTGGCTGTGGTACCACCAGCTCTCAGCTGACTGAACAGTCTGTGGAACTTCTCTTACTCTTTCCTCTAGAGAAACGTTTCATTCTATTTATTGTTGCAAGTCATGTGCCGTCAAGTAAACAGagtcacagaacagtttgggttggaaggtacctaaaagatcatctagatccaactcccctgcatgggcaggtgTCTTGGGAGTCTTGGGCTCTCACAAAGCCCGTTGCCACCCAACCCTGGCTCTGTGTGCAGAGACACTGAGCTCCTTGGTACTGAAGTGAGGGGCCAAGGGCAGCAATGGGGAAGGCAGCTCAGTTCTGTTTCTCTCGTGTGTTGTGACATAAAGCTCTGGATTTACATCCTACACTTACAGCTGCCTGCTCTTACTACTGCAGTCCTTCAGAAATAGGATTTTGACCACTATTTGGTGCAGTTTGTTAGTGTGAGACCTGTGGTGTTGCAGACTCCTGGATGGGAATGAACAGCTCATCTGCTTAGTTCTGAAACCCAAATGATGGTCCTTCTGCTCCTGGGCCCTCCACTCTCAGGCCAGATTTTCAGTGCCAGTGGGTTGTAATTTAGCCCCCTGAACAGCAGTGGATTTTCAAGTCATCTGCCtatttccttgaaaaatctGACCAACTCTTGGGAAACTCAGAAGGTCTTGAAGCAGCTGAtgcccaggctgctgagccttccctctctttccccGTTCCCCAGAAACGTTCAGTATTGAATAGACACTTGGGTACCTACCTCCAGGTAGACCACCCAAGGCATGACCAGCGTTGCTACCAGGAGATCTGCCACTGCCAGGCTGACGATCAGGTAGTTGGTGGTGGTCTGAAGGGCTTTTTCCCTGGACACAGCCATGCACACCAGCACGTTGCCAAAAACAATGACGAAGATGAGGAGGGTGAGCAGCATCGCGTAGTAGTTGTACTGAGGCTTCTGCTCCCCATCCGACCCGTTGAGGGGTTTGCTCCAGTTCCTGTCACCAGTGTCGCCGTCGTACCAAGAGAGGTTTAGGGGATCCATGGAGGTGAAAGTGCCAGGTTCCAGCTCCACCCTGACACAAAGAGGTTGAAGAGACAGAGGAGGCCAACATGTAAAATGACAACAAACCGGTTGTGCACGTGCTGCCTCACTCTGGGGGTGCTCTGGGGCCTGTGCCCTGAATTCCTGTCTGCAAAGGGTTGGTTGGCTGAAGTGTGGTGGAGACCTCAACAGGAGGCTGAGCTTGGTGGTCAGGGATTCGAGCAGTTCATTTCCACTTCATCCCCCAGGTTTCTGTGGCCAGGGATACTaactgctctgtgctgcagctcgGGCAGGGGGCCTGGGATGGCTGTGTTGGTTCTCCTGAGGTtcccagcccccagctgctccctgccaggtGTGCACAGCTCAGGGCAGATGTGCCACCACTcactgtgtttggtttttttcacgTGCTTCCTGGGACTTTGGGCTGTGTCTGTGGGggttaattttgttttggtttgggtctGTTGTGGGGTTGGTTTGGtggtggttggttgtttttcttcgttgggttgttgttttggcttttttttgcttatattttcccctccagcagggaagtaaataaataaacaaacctcTGAACACACTTGTGATGATAATGGAGTTTGACAGGAGCAGTtttgcagccagggctgggctgtgctgccttctgCCATTCCCCCAGTGGGGCTGCAGTCCCCAGGGGAAAATGGGGGGACACAAGTGGGTGCtcccccacagcccagcagctcctggcacagggGAGGCAGGTTTCCTTGGAAATCTCTGGCATCacaacaaaacagcatttcttcCCTTGGCCAACAGCCACGTGCTGGGCACTTCCAAGGGTAACACACAAACCAACCCTGTCTTTTGCTGTACAGTTCCCTAGAACCTCTcctggtttttgtgttttctgatctTTTAGCAAAGGTAACTTCAGTCTTTTGGactttttctgtctcttagGGCTGtctctgtgctttgcttccTTAGCTGGGTCATTTTCACCACGCTGTAAGGAGGCTGTCACCTTGGGTTTCCACTGGCTCTGGACTGAACCCCAGGCTTacaggcatttttttaatggatgaGGTGGAATAAGTATGAAAATGAACTGAGCAGAGATGAGGAAACAACAGCGTCAAGAAATTTTGCTGTCTGGGTATAGAGGCCTGAGATTTATTAGCTACAAACTCCATCcatgaggtcccttccaacctggcatccTGTGGTTCTAGGAAACAGGCAGCCAAAAGCTGCTCTCTGGGAGGATGTACAATCCAAGTGGGATGTGGTGTGTGAGGGGAAGGTGATGGTTTCTGCTCTGAGGATGCACTGATAGGACTGATCTCTCTCAGGGCACGTTTCTGCAGGTCCATGAGGTTCCATGGATTTGATGCCAGCAGTGGATGCAAGCAGTGGTGTCAGGACTCTCATGCCCCCAGGTTGCTGGCATCCCACTGCACACATGGCCAACACTGTAAGAAAGCAGCTAAAAGTGAAGCTACAAAATGCAGAGAGAGCTTGGCAGCAGGTGTCTGTGTGGGGGTCTCTGGTGCCAGCATATGGAAACCAGGCACCCCACATTTGCAGTGAGGCTGCAGTGTGCTTGGCCACTGGCTCTGCCACACTGGAAAGATTTTTCCTGGCTCTTCTGGTTCTCGTTTAGGTGGGCTTGCTTAAGATCCCCCAGGGCGGGATCTGTGCAGTGGGTGCTTGTGATGGTTGGCATCATTGCTGGGTATTTCCACACCATGTCTGGGTCTTGCTGGGGTTTTACATGCTTGGAAAAAGAAGGGGTTCCCACATCTTGTTTCCATGCTGCTCATTTTAGCCCCTTTAGTAACTTTGATGAGAATTTGCCCAAAGGTAAAGGCTTCCAGCCAGACAGAAGCTTCTGCAGAGTCACTTTCCTGAGCACATAGTTTTGAGCTTATGGGagatgctgattttttttcaggacttcCTTAACAAGGAAGGACCTTGTTTCCATGCTGCTCATTTTAGCCCCTTGCCAGGGGAGCTTGTGTGTGTAAAAGCAAAATACCAAGATCTGTACCTGGGCCTGAAGCAGTCGCTGCATCAGCAAAGGGTGACGTGTCAGAGAGTGTGATCAGACCCAGGCAGGAGCTGTTCAAAAGGAGCTGGAGATTTGGACTGctttggtttggggtttctgGTTAGAGAGACCTTGAAGTGACCTCATTCAGTGCTCAGCACTTCCTAAAATCCAGTATTCTATGTTTCCCACCCTGCATCTCCATAAAGACCACTCTGCTTGGAAAATCGGGCCATGTTCTCAGACATCCCAGAACAGGCCATTTAGTTTTCTTGATAGGAGACAAAGTGGATTCAATTTATTAAACCACGTAAGTGATCAAAATAgcaaaacatttgcaaatatCAAATTCACCTGGGAACAATGGTCTCTTTATGTTTCACTGAGCTTTTGTGTGCTTTTCTCATTCAAAGAACAATTTGTATAACAATCCTTGGAAATTTGTTGCATATGGGTCCTTAATAGCTGATAATTCAAAAAGTGTCTGTCTGACAGTGCTATCAGCAGCACTTGATAGCTCTACAAATGTCTTCTTAGCAACTGTCAAAGTGtcagaaatttaattaaatgttaGCTTGTGTGACTCAGAGTGAAGGGGAAAAATCAATGCTAAATGCAGcaagagtttttttcttttctcccattGCCCTTTGATAATGCAAAGCTATCTagagaaggcaggaaggcagaaaatgcagggtaggggggaaaaaaaggagcattAAAAAGTATCTTGAAAGTATAAAAGGAGTGGAATTATTTGCTAAGTGCAGGATCAGGCCTGAGAAGAGTGAACAAAgattcttctctctttccttctgcagtttctgcaagataatttttcctttcctcatcaatcatttttgtccttttaagAGGAAAGTTAAAAGATTGTGTTTGGCCATTGTACAAATGGAAAGGTCTGGTGTTTctatt
This genomic window contains:
- the DRD2 gene encoding D(2) dopamine receptor isoform X3, yielding MDPLNLSWYDGDTGDRNWSKPLNGSDGEQKPQYNYYAMLLTLLIFVIVFGNVLVCMAVSREKALQTTTNYLIVSLAVADLLVATLVMPWVVYLEVVGEWRFSRIHCDIFMTLDVMMCTASILNLCAISIDRYTAVAMPMLYNTRYSSRRRVTLMIAVVWVLSFAISCPLLFGLNNTDENECIIANPAFVVYSSIVSFYVPFIVTLLVYVQIYIVLRRRRKRVTTKRSSHGLDSDTQAPLKEAESHIEDMEMEMVSSTSPLEKTTIKPAAPSNHQLVVPVSSHQGTNSTLQAPLDSPGRVEKNGHARETPHTAKVFEIHSMPNGKIRTFLKAVNRRKLSQQKEKKATQMLAIVLGVFIICWLPFFITHILNMHCDCNIPPAMYSAFTWLGYVNSAVNPIIYTTFNIEFRKAFMKILHC
- the DRD2 gene encoding D(2) dopamine receptor isoform X1 translates to MDPLNLSWYDGDTGDRNWSKPLNGSDGEQKPQYNYYAMLLTLLIFVIVFGNVLVCMAVSREKALQTTTNYLIVSLAVADLLVATLVMPWVVYLEVVGEWRFSRIHCDIFMTLDVMMCTASILNLCAISIDRYTAVAMPMLYNTRYSSRRRVTLMIAVVWVLSFAISCPLLFGLNNTDENECIIANPAFVVYSSIVSFYVPFIVTLLVYVQIYIVLRRRRKRVTTKRSSHGLDSDTQAPLKDKCTHPEDVKLCTVIVKSNGSFQVNKRKVEAESHIEDMEMEMVSSTSPLEKTTIKPAAPSNHQLVVPVSSHQGTNSTLQAPLDSPGRVEKNGHARETPHTAKVFEIHSMPNGKIRTFLKAVNRRKLSQQKEKKATQMLAIVLGVFIICWLPFFITHILNMHCDCNIPPAMYSAFTWLGYVNSAVNPIIYTTFNIEFRKAFMKILHC